From the genome of Sinanaerobacter sp. ZZT-01:
CATGACAAAACGGGGAATCGGATATTACTTTAGGAGGCCGTAAGGGATGCTTGGGACAAAGAAGTGGAACAGCATACGATGGAGAATTGTCCTTATTTATTTTTTGTTGGTTTTTATAGCGATGACGATTGTTTCCGTTTTCATTGTAAATCAGCTGGAAGTTTATCAGCTCAATTCGATTCGAGACAATTTGACAAAGACTGTTAAAGACAGTGGCTTGCTCACTTCTTTTGAAGTATATGATGATTTGACAAGCCATAGCAAAGAGATTCAGAATACTTTAGATCAAGGATGGAAGAACAGCTTCCAGGAAGAAATGTCAATTGTAGATACTAACTTTACGATCATTGCTTCTACGAATAAAAATATAATCGGAAAAAATGCAACCGAATTATTGAATACAACACTTCTTACTACCGCAATGATTGGGGGAAAGCAAGCAGAAGCCGATGGGGTAAATCTCGCAAACATTCCGATTAAAAATATTGCATTTCCGATTGGTGAAGCAGAAAATATCATCGGTGCGGTGTATATTCGTGCCGATTTATCAGATGTCTTTAATTTTTTGACACAATCGAAACTGATTTTTATACGTGCTATGGTACTGGCATTGCTTGTAACAGTAATCCTTGGTTTCTTTATCGCAAAAAGTATTACGGTGCCGATTAATGATGTGACTGAAAAAGCAGAAAAGATGGCGCAAGGAGACTTTAGCCAAGAAGTAAGCGTCATGTCGGATGATGAGATCGGAAGACTGGCAGAGATGTTCAATCTATTGCGGCAGAAGCTGAATATTACCCTTGCAGAAATCTCTAATGAAAAAAGCAAATTAGAAACAATCCTGTGCTATATGGCAGATGGATTGATTGCAATTGACCTTTCAGGAGGAATCATACACGCCAATCCTGCGGCAAGACAAATGCTGGGTATTGTCGATCCTGATCTAGAATCAAAAAATTGTAACGATGTATTAAAAAAATATAGCAAGATTTTTCATTTGGAAAATCTAAAAGAAAATTGCAAAGAAGGAGGGGGCCAAGAAATATTTAACTATGGCTCATCTGCTTTCGCGGTTCGCTATGATCGCTTTCGGGATGAGAATGATGAGGATGTCGGCATTATAATTATTCTACAAGATATCACAGAACGGCAAAAACTGGAAAATATGCAGACGGATTTTGTTGCTAATGTATCACATGAATTGAAAACACCTTTAACCACAATTAAAAGCTATACAGAGACCTTGATGGATGGAACGTTGGAAGACATAGAAATGGCAGC
Proteins encoded in this window:
- a CDS encoding ATP-binding protein, translated to MLGTKKWNSIRWRIVLIYFLLVFIAMTIVSVFIVNQLEVYQLNSIRDNLTKTVKDSGLLTSFEVYDDLTSHSKEIQNTLDQGWKNSFQEEMSIVDTNFTIIASTNKNIIGKNATELLNTTLLTTAMIGGKQAEADGVNLANIPIKNIAFPIGEAENIIGAVYIRADLSDVFNFLTQSKLIFIRAMVLALLVTVILGFFIAKSITVPINDVTEKAEKMAQGDFSQEVSVMSDDEIGRLAEMFNLLRQKLNITLAEISNEKSKLETILCYMADGLIAIDLSGGIIHANPAARQMLGIVDPDLESKNCNDVLKKYSKIFHLENLKENCKEGGGQEIFNYGSSAFAVRYDRFRDENDEDVGIIIILQDITERQKLENMQTDFVANVSHELKTPLTTIKSYTETLMDGTLEDIEMAASFLKIIDTEADRMNRLVKDLLQLSRLDYKQEKWHKKDSNLIWLLRAVVTKVEMTAKQKEQHLNCIFDGEQGIMVTVDKDRIEQVLLNILSNAIKYTQEGGRIDIDAMRIDGQARVIVTDNGMGMAESEIPRIFERFYRVDKARSRAMGGTGLGLSISKQIVEEHGGSIEIESQEGKGTKATLVLPLAPIRGQRNIE